The following coding sequences are from one Natrarchaeobaculum sulfurireducens window:
- a CDS encoding transposase has product MFRENYEHQQEKLFSPVKDLPTGPKKKLRNHWSTHFYEHVFTQIDERTFGRLYHGGYSRPNKPVNELVSLEIIKHLLGLSDKQLEHAYLFDFRVRNALGKETLGDNICAKTFTNFRRRLMEYEEETGRDLLHEVFQDHRSYIQDEFEIDASTQRMDSTFIEANVKQLSRIDLIAKVVHNFLDDLPDEIVQELPAGLDEFADTENLELSYELDPGEVGSTMETLIEHAVWLIDAFEAEENYAELESFAHLQQVLDEQCYRIPDLEDDHREHDEDEDDDHPGDSPSPGWEPLRTFTSSDGEPSHEQATDEPAQPDEDGPEHDRIGLKKPEEISSGSIQNPHDVDATHRRKGGESYCGYKANVAETCDAENPFRLITTIRVDTNNTADGDLLAEDVPELPEETGLTDLLVDGGYMHKEVEACCGDHGITQHFTGLTGQPPPAEKLSLAEAEWDEHRMVACPAGHEPFEQRYMSESGRISGRMDKEFCEGCPHKETCFVKEKEEFYSYGFYERKLALAHRRKRLDDPAEKEFLNLRAGAESLVNEVYHQDGEKTRFTGTIKVKNASIAKAIGTNLKRASRFLESEAQRKQSAG; this is encoded by the coding sequence GTGTTTAGGGAAAACTACGAACATCAGCAGGAGAAGCTCTTTTCGCCCGTCAAAGACCTTCCTACTGGACCGAAGAAGAAATTGCGAAATCACTGGTCTACCCATTTTTACGAACACGTCTTCACTCAGATAGATGAGAGAACGTTCGGACGGCTATACCATGGCGGGTATAGCCGTCCGAACAAGCCAGTCAACGAGTTGGTTTCGCTGGAGATTATCAAGCACCTGCTTGGACTGTCCGATAAGCAGCTCGAACATGCCTATCTGTTCGATTTTCGCGTCCGAAACGCCCTGGGTAAAGAAACACTCGGCGACAATATCTGTGCGAAGACGTTCACGAATTTCCGCCGACGGTTGATGGAGTACGAGGAAGAAACCGGTCGAGACCTGTTGCACGAGGTTTTCCAGGATCACCGAAGTTACATCCAAGACGAGTTCGAGATTGACGCCAGCACCCAGCGGATGGATTCAACGTTTATCGAGGCTAACGTCAAGCAACTCTCTCGAATCGACCTCATCGCTAAAGTCGTTCACAACTTCCTGGACGATCTCCCTGACGAGATCGTCCAGGAACTTCCGGCTGGTCTAGACGAATTCGCCGACACGGAGAACCTGGAACTGTCCTATGAACTGGACCCAGGTGAGGTTGGGTCGACCATGGAAACGCTCATCGAGCACGCTGTCTGGTTAATCGACGCGTTCGAAGCGGAGGAAAACTACGCTGAACTGGAGAGCTTTGCTCATCTCCAGCAAGTCCTCGACGAACAGTGCTACCGCATTCCTGATCTCGAAGATGATCACCGTGAGCACGATGAAGACGAGGATGACGACCATCCCGGTGACTCGCCGTCACCGGGATGGGAACCACTCAGAACGTTCACATCCAGCGACGGTGAGCCAAGCCACGAGCAGGCGACCGATGAGCCAGCTCAGCCCGACGAGGACGGTCCCGAGCACGATCGCATTGGGCTGAAAAAACCTGAGGAGATCAGTAGCGGTTCGATACAAAACCCGCATGACGTGGACGCGACTCACCGCCGGAAGGGCGGTGAGTCGTACTGCGGGTATAAAGCGAACGTCGCCGAGACCTGTGATGCGGAAAACCCGTTTCGCCTGATCACGACGATTCGCGTTGACACGAACAATACAGCCGATGGCGACCTGTTAGCCGAAGACGTCCCAGAATTGCCAGAAGAGACCGGGTTAACTGATCTCCTCGTCGACGGCGGCTACATGCACAAAGAAGTGGAGGCGTGCTGCGGTGATCACGGGATCACGCAGCACTTCACAGGACTAACGGGGCAGCCCCCGCCTGCCGAGAAGTTGTCGCTAGCAGAAGCAGAGTGGGATGAGCATCGAATGGTTGCCTGTCCTGCCGGACACGAACCATTCGAGCAGCGATACATGTCCGAGAGTGGTCGTATCTCAGGACGAATGGACAAAGAGTTCTGTGAAGGCTGTCCACACAAGGAGACCTGTTTCGTCAAGGAGAAAGAGGAGTTCTACAGTTACGGCTTCTACGAGCGAAAATTAGCTCTCGCCCACCGACGCAAGCGGTTGGACGATCCGGCAGAGAAGGAGTTTCTGAACTTACGCGCTGGGGCTGAGTCGTTGGTCAATGAGGTGTATCACCAGGACGGGGAGAAAACACGGTTCACCGGGACGATCAAGGTGAAAAACGCGTCGATAGCGAAAGCTATCGGGACAAATCTCAAGCGGGCCTCACGATTCCTCGAATCGGAGGCCCAGCGGAAGCAATCGGCGGGATAA
- a CDS encoding ArsR family transcriptional regulator, producing the protein MKLRQPTDFLVLEALEDKGRNVATNLSHHTDKSRKNINTRLPVLQDYGLVRKIGPAERSGLYEITSLGKAALLYQDQYDEVDDFDSLIQGPKAAQSTDGNGGQESFARGDDETPSEDE; encoded by the coding sequence ATGAAACTCCGCCAACCAACGGATTTCCTGGTTCTCGAGGCGCTCGAAGACAAGGGACGAAACGTCGCAACGAATCTTTCGCATCACACAGACAAGAGCAGAAAGAACATCAATACCCGTCTACCGGTTCTCCAAGACTATGGGCTTGTTCGCAAGATTGGACCAGCTGAACGGTCCGGGCTGTACGAAATCACGTCGCTTGGGAAGGCTGCACTCCTTTACCAAGACCAGTACGATGAGGTCGACGACTTCGATAGTCTGATCCAAGGTCCGAAGGCAGCTCAGTCTACGGATGGGAACGGTGGCCAGGAGAGTTTCGCTCGTGGCGACGACGAGACACCGTCCGAGGACGAGTAA
- a CDS encoding winged helix-turn-helix domain-containing protein: protein MSIDVSDDPVQFDDVTGSEADTFPLPRAHGAAVSNHLADVVNPDADRAADRGTLYDRALTYWREHVGDVEEEPYLAVEDFDADWLPDGRYALILTSSRWKAGTGTGDDYRAYYEQHLKLREYDVDDGELQLRKPPLALHVEIIPQFEQMVYKSGDPLECPYGEGTRLLGWTTWAEDPFEIERRMYDALRAVYGPGAVDLDDRVDEARRLPKAEAHIRFDIDKKAPLIETLDQSKALIDWGGDSQIEAHQKRQKEGWLEWVFTSDRWHLLGFEPQRYSTEVKVYQANDWHRKPRSYYAHHPKLEASYAGVDRGKLPHVSEWDDVLEHLRTVVATHARWAGIERSDLIEDDYFDGPQSEPWDFERPTGRRQMLKRRYEDLSTDIYREALKESTTAVYDILRVIAEHDGANYDALEERTGLARSTVRYHVRRLAEEGIVYRKGNPVMVYFVSEVVLERAREILREVRPEDTPEDRDGRAEERRERREKQQEDADDDPGGTGNENDEDASSTGGTGFEYLARLSASIHDVAYLIERDQLDDRDVRVRRDDLPPPLR from the coding sequence GTGAGTATCGACGTCTCCGACGACCCGGTGCAGTTCGACGACGTCACCGGGTCCGAAGCCGACACATTTCCGCTCCCTCGAGCCCACGGTGCAGCAGTCAGTAACCACCTCGCCGACGTCGTGAACCCGGACGCGGATCGGGCTGCTGACCGTGGCACCCTGTACGATCGAGCCCTCACCTACTGGCGTGAGCACGTCGGTGACGTCGAAGAAGAGCCGTATCTGGCTGTGGAGGACTTCGACGCCGACTGGCTGCCAGACGGCAGATACGCACTCATCTTGACGTCCTCGCGGTGGAAAGCCGGCACCGGCACGGGTGACGACTATCGAGCATACTACGAGCAGCACCTGAAGCTGCGTGAGTACGACGTCGACGACGGCGAACTGCAGCTGCGGAAGCCGCCGCTGGCGTTGCACGTCGAGATCATCCCCCAGTTCGAGCAGATGGTCTACAAGAGCGGCGACCCGCTCGAGTGCCCGTACGGCGAGGGAACCCGGCTGCTGGGCTGGACGACGTGGGCTGAAGATCCGTTCGAGATCGAGCGGCGGATGTACGACGCCCTTCGAGCGGTGTACGGTCCCGGCGCAGTTGACCTGGACGATCGCGTCGACGAGGCCCGCCGGCTTCCGAAGGCCGAGGCGCACATCCGGTTTGACATTGACAAGAAAGCGCCGCTCATCGAGACGCTGGACCAGTCGAAAGCACTCATCGACTGGGGTGGGGATTCGCAGATCGAAGCCCACCAGAAGCGTCAGAAAGAGGGGTGGCTCGAGTGGGTATTCACGAGCGACCGCTGGCACCTGCTTGGATTCGAGCCACAGCGATACAGCACCGAGGTGAAGGTCTATCAGGCAAACGACTGGCACCGGAAGCCCCGCAGCTACTACGCTCATCATCCGAAGCTCGAGGCGTCTTACGCCGGTGTCGATCGGGGTAAACTCCCGCACGTCTCCGAGTGGGACGATGTTCTCGAGCACCTGCGGACGGTCGTCGCGACGCACGCACGATGGGCCGGTATCGAACGATCGGACCTCATCGAAGACGACTATTTCGATGGGCCACAGTCAGAGCCGTGGGACTTCGAGCGGCCGACAGGCCGCCGGCAGATGCTCAAACGTCGGTACGAGGACCTTTCGACCGACATCTACCGCGAAGCGCTCAAGGAGTCCACCACGGCCGTCTACGACATCCTGCGGGTAATCGCCGAACACGACGGTGCGAACTATGACGCCCTCGAGGAACGCACCGGGCTGGCGAGATCGACGGTGCGGTACCACGTTCGACGACTCGCCGAGGAGGGGATCGTCTACCGAAAGGGCAACCCCGTGATGGTCTACTTCGTCTCCGAGGTCGTCCTGGAGCGAGCCCGCGAGATCCTTCGCGAGGTTCGACCCGAGGACACCCCGGAGGACCGTGACGGACGGGCCGAGGAACGCCGTGAGCGCCGCGAGAAGCAACAGGAGGACGCAGACGATGACCCGGGGGGCACGGGCAACGAGAACGACGAGGACGCCAGCAGCACCGGCGGGACCGGCTTCGAGTATCTGGCCCGACTCAGTGCGTCCATCCACGACGTCGCCTATCTAATCGAGCGCGACCAGCTCGACGATCGCGACGTCCGGGTCCGTCGCGACGATCTGCCGCCACCACTGCGGTAG
- a CDS encoding DUF488 family protein, N3 subclade, which translates to MTVHTTYFGGVSQYEPSESADVFGVVRYPKEFVERVTDRNIPAVAPPEDLLTAYKTVEEAAEDNGEPNPAAIAWNSVSYERRYLDYLEGRGQQAVLAELVERASEHDVWLVCWEKDARWCHRRLLANVVVAQLEDVEIVHHPDPTTIPVTEASDDESGPTLADFASGGA; encoded by the coding sequence GTGACGGTCCACACGACCTATTTCGGCGGTGTCAGTCAGTACGAGCCGAGCGAGAGCGCTGACGTCTTCGGCGTCGTTCGTTACCCGAAAGAGTTCGTCGAGCGGGTGACTGACCGGAACATTCCGGCTGTTGCACCTCCCGAGGACCTGCTGACCGCCTACAAGACCGTCGAAGAGGCCGCCGAGGACAATGGCGAGCCGAACCCCGCCGCGATCGCGTGGAACTCGGTCAGCTACGAACGTCGTTATCTCGATTACCTCGAGGGGCGGGGACAGCAAGCAGTCCTCGCCGAACTGGTCGAAAGAGCCTCTGAGCACGACGTCTGGCTGGTCTGCTGGGAAAAAGACGCGCGCTGGTGTCACCGTCGGTTGCTGGCGAACGTAGTCGTTGCCCAGCTCGAAGACGTCGAGATCGTCCACCATCCCGACCCGACGACGATCCCCGTCACGGAGGCGAGCGACGACGAGAGCGGCCCCACGCTGGCCGACTTCGCGTCTGGGGGTGCCTGA